In the genome of Synechococcus sp. CB0101, the window CAGGCGCGGCTCTGGCGGTAGCGCTCCACTTCGAAGCGATGGTTGAGCAGGCAAGCCACGGCAAGACCGCCTGCGGTAAAGGCTTCTTCCTGGGCCACCAGATCGTCGGGGTCGATGCGGTTGAGGTGCACCTCGGCCAGGTTGCAGTGGAAATCGGCCCCGAGGATTTCGCCGCAGGGATTGAGGCCGTAGCGGCCGAGGCGGTGCTCCAGTTCAGCCGCGCTGATCTCGGGGTGATGGGTGGTTAACCAGCGGCCGGCTTCTTCACGGCCCTGGTCGCAATAGATCTCGATGAACTCAGCCCGCAGCTCCGGGGTGCTGAGTAGATCGGCATTGGAGCGGGCAATCGCTTCGGGTGCGAACTGAATGGCGCCTTCGCCGGAATGGAACTGCTTGGTGACGGCTTCCAGCACAGTGGCCCGATCGGGACGGGTGTGGAACACCCGGGTGTGGTTCGCCATGCGCAGGGCATCGCGCTCGGGGTCGATGCGCCAGTTGCCGTCGCTGTCCTGCTGCCAGAGGTTTTCCTTGGCGCCGGCGGCGGAATGATCCTCGGCGGCGAACTGACGCATGCCGGCGCTGCGGCGGATGTTGCCGGCCACGATCGTGACGGCCGCCTCATCGATCAGCAGGCAGCACTCCACCGAGGTCAGCTGGCGGCCCTGGGCTTTGCCCAGGATCTGGGCCACGCGGCCATAGAGGTCCTTCAGCTTGACCGGGTTGGCCATGCCACCGAAGCCCTTGAGGGTTTCGCCCACGGGGCGCACATCGGCGAGATCGACGTGGATCTCAATCGGTGCGGTGGCCACAAACCGCTCATCACTGCACAGCTCGAGCAGTAGCTGGTAGCTGTCGACCCAGCCGCGGCGGGTGTCGCCCACTTTGATGAACACCTGTTGGCCGTCGATGCGATGGCTGGTGTGTTCCTGGCGCTGGCCAGGCGGGGTGGCGCCAATGTCGCTCACCGACTTGATCGCCAGCTGGTTGCGCACCGCGGGCAGGCGGCTGATCAGGTGGGGCTCAATGATGGCGCCGGTGCCGCAGCCCATCATCGCCAGGTCCATCATCAGACCGAAGGCTTCCCAATCCACCAGGTTGGTGGAGGTGCAGTTGTAGGAGCCGGAGAAGTTTTCGCTCTGCTCGATCCAGGGGGTGCCGCCGATCCACAGCCAACGGCCTGAGGGCAGCGCCTTCTGCTCGAGCTGCATGCGACGCAGCAGATCCACCTCGTCTTGATTGAGGTTGCCCAGCTTTTGCAGGCCGCCCAGGTTGCGCTCAGCCACTTGCTGCCAGCTTTCACGGCCGCTGGCGGTCTTGCGCGAATAGGTCCGGTAGAAGACCGGATTGGCCGCTGGGGCCGTGGCCGGGAAGTCAGGTCTGGGGGCCTTGAGGGCATCGCCCACAGGCGCGGTGCTTGGTCCAGGAACTGACAAGGTCACGTGCGGCGTTGACTCAGCGTGTCGGAACCATAACGCCACTGATGGGGTCTGCAAGCTGCCGTTGCCACCATTGGCGGTGGGGCGTGCTCCCGTGCAGCTCTGCCTGGGTTTTGGCAGATTGCGGGCACCGGTTCTGATGGCTCTGGCGTCGATGCGTTCCTTTCATCGTCTGCGCAGGCGCTGGTTTGCGGCGCTCCTGGTGGCGGCTGCTGTGCTGACCCTTCAGGTCTTCGCGCCCCTGCAGGCTGCTCCGGCCCTGTCGTCGGTGGCGGCTCGGTCGCGCGCCACAGCCGCGCTGATCCCGATCGAGCAGCAACCCTTCTATGGGGAGTTGGAGCTCACGGCTAAGGCTTGGTCAGATGTGGTGCTGGATCAGGTGGTGGGCGGCAGCCCCCAGGCCACTCTCCTCAACTTCTACGCCGTGATGGCTGAGGTGGGGCATCGCTCGGAGCGGCTAGGCCGGTTGGGCCCATGGCATCAGGAGCGCCTAACGCCCGCTGAGCGCCAAGAGCAGATCGACGACACCGAGCTGTTGTTTCGTTTGGCTGTGAAGGCGCTGGATGCCTCGGGCTTCCCAGCGAGCGTGCGCGTGGATATGGCAGAAGAAGCTGCCATTCAGCTCAAGCATGTGCTGGATTACGTCTTCACCCATAGCGCCAAGCCGATTCAGATCCCGGATGCCGCTGGGATGAAGTCGATCAATGACCTGCGCACCACGCCAACAGAGTCTTGGCGCCTTCCAGGTACCGCGATCACGCTGACAGCTGAGGAAGACGGCGACCCTGATAACGAGGACTATCGCTTCTCCGTGCCAACGGTGATGGCGATCGGCCAGATGTATCGCGAGATCCAGGGCTATCCCGTGGTGAAGCAGCCCTTCGCAACACCTGATTTCTTTAGTGATTTTGTCTATACACCTGGCTATCTCGTTCCGCCTGATTGGTATCTCGCGCTCCCGAAGACCCTGCG includes:
- the nrdJ gene encoding ribonucleoside-triphosphate reductase, adenosylcobalamin-dependent, with protein sequence MGDALKAPRPDFPATAPAANPVFYRTYSRKTASGRESWQQVAERNLGGLQKLGNLNQDEVDLLRRMQLEQKALPSGRWLWIGGTPWIEQSENFSGSYNCTSTNLVDWEAFGLMMDLAMMGCGTGAIIEPHLISRLPAVRNQLAIKSVSDIGATPPGQRQEHTSHRIDGQQVFIKVGDTRRGWVDSYQLLLELCSDERFVATAPIEIHVDLADVRPVGETLKGFGGMANPVKLKDLYGRVAQILGKAQGRQLTSVECCLLIDEAAVTIVAGNIRRSAGMRQFAAEDHSAAGAKENLWQQDSDGNWRIDPERDALRMANHTRVFHTRPDRATVLEAVTKQFHSGEGAIQFAPEAIARSNADLLSTPELRAEFIEIYCDQGREEAGRWLTTHHPEISAAELEHRLGRYGLNPCGEILGADFHCNLAEVHLNRIDPDDLVAQEEAFTAGGLAVACLLNHRFEVERYRQSRAWDPIVGVSFTGLFDFFVHAFGTPWLTWWEAGRPDTEEGRVFKAKEAEYLSRWKAIVNKAVWDYCDRHGLRRPNRCTTVQPAGTKSLLTGASPGWHPPKAQRFIRRITFRKNDPVALACMDYGYTIVPSQSDKDEQGRLLNDPFDPRCTEWLVEIPTEVSWANIPGADAVEINNFSAMAQFDFYMQVQQHYTAHNTSATVEFREHEIEPLTDAIHTAIDNGQGYISAALLARFDANATFPRLPFEPIDHATYEQLQSEVVGRRRTSDFFEALQRYDGGELMEAGPAGCDSDKCLLPLAKPNDK